A region of Gemmatimonadota bacterium DNA encodes the following proteins:
- a CDS encoding prolyl oligopeptidase family serine peptidase, with product MDYGAKEVDDVYGAYDYLKTLPHVDAERVGVMGWSHGGFITAHLLFRGETPLKAGAAIVPVTNLVFRLGYKGPRYQRDFSTQPGLRGLPHEKQEEYIKRSPLYSVEKLQRPILVHVATNDEDVNYVEDQQIVWKLRALKPDLAETKVYVDPAPWGASVGHAFSRRVDSKTLERVDSPEQIDSWNRTWTFFEWNLRPYLDLSKPQPPLRTR from the coding sequence ATCGACTACGGGGCCAAGGAAGTCGACGACGTCTACGGCGCCTACGACTATCTCAAGACGCTACCGCACGTCGACGCCGAGCGGGTGGGGGTGATGGGATGGAGCCACGGCGGCTTCATCACCGCGCACCTCCTGTTCCGCGGCGAGACGCCGCTCAAGGCCGGCGCCGCGATCGTCCCGGTCACCAACCTCGTCTTCCGTTTGGGTTACAAGGGGCCGCGCTACCAGCGCGACTTCTCCACGCAGCCCGGGCTGCGCGGGCTCCCGCACGAGAAGCAGGAGGAGTACATCAAGCGCTCGCCGCTGTATTCGGTCGAGAAGCTGCAGCGCCCCATCCTCGTACATGTGGCCACCAACGACGAGGACGTGAACTACGTCGAGGACCAGCAGATCGTCTGGAAGCTGCGCGCCCTCAAGCCCGACCTTGCCGAAACGAAGGTCTACGTCGACCCCGCCCCCTGGGGCGCTTCGGTGGGCCACGCCTTCAGCCGACGCGTCGACTCCAAGACGCTGGAGCGCGTCGACTCGCCCGAGCAGATCGACTCGTGGAACCGCACCTGGACCTTCTTCGAGTGGAACCTGCGTCCCTATCTCGACCTCTCGAAGCCGCAGCCGCCGCTCCGCACGCGGTAG